A portion of the Salminus brasiliensis chromosome 11, fSalBra1.hap2, whole genome shotgun sequence genome contains these proteins:
- the dclk1b gene encoding serine/threonine-protein kinase DCLK1b isoform X3, translated as MTATPVAGASADVRHTQEQPSAYDCSADAYYSTPPSHYTAHSQKITHTASMSLAALALSFSSSLHCGVANGTAGSQLSTPRSGKSPSPSPTSPASLRRRRSSQHSGSSLSLASTKVCSSMDEGDGPGSEVEAMEEGPQVPASIAERYRVGRMIGDGNFAVVRECVERSTGREYALKIINKGKCRGKEHMIQNEVSILRRVKHPNIVLLIEEMDTYSELYLVMELVKGGDLFDAITSTNKYTERDASGMLYNLVSAIKYLHSLNVVHRDIKPENLLVYEHQDGSKSLKLGDFGLATVVDGPLYTVCGTPTYVAPEIITEAGYGLKVDIWAAGVITYILLCGFPPFRGSTEDQEALFDQILMGQLDFPLPYWDNVSDSAKELITCMLQVEVNQRYTALQVLDHPWVNDDGMLENEHQLSVAGKIKKHFNTGPKFSSTAAGVSVITTTALDKERQVFRRRRHQDVRSGASARSPHRAFQSNLSAGAAAPSLSPAEFTSESEDYSPSSADTVRSPSPF; from the exons ATGACGGCTACTCCTGTTGCTGGAGCTAGTGCTGACGTCAGGCATACGCAGGAGCAGCCGTCTGCCTATGACTGTTCGGCAGATGCCTATTACAGCACACCCCCTTCTCACTACACGGCTCATTCAcagaaaatcacacacacagccagtatGAGCTTAGCAGCCCTAGCACTTTCCTTCAGCAGCTCGCTGCACTGTGGAGTAG CAAATGGAACAGCAGGCAGTCAGCTGTCCACCCCTCGGTCAGGAAAGTCCCCGAGCCCCTCTCCAACCAGCCCAGCCAGCCTCAGGAGACGACGG AGTTCTCAACACAGtggctcctctctctctctggcctccACTAAGGTCTGCAGCTCCATGGATGAGGGAGATGGTCCTGGCAGCGAGG TGGAAGCAATGGAGGAGGGTCCTCAGGTTCCTGCCTCTATAGCAGAGCGATACAGGGTGGGGAGGATGATCGGAGATGGGAACTTTGCAGTggtgagggagtgtgtggagAGATCCACCGGTCGAGAGTATGCCCTGAAAATCATCAACAAAGGCAAATGCAGAGGGAAG GAGCATATGATCCAGAATGAGGTGTCCATTCTGAGGAGAGTTAAACACCCAAACATCGTCCTGCTGATTGAGGAGATGGACACCTACAGTGAGCTCTACCTGGTCATGGAGCTGGTCAAG GGAGGTGACCTCTTTGATGCCATCACATCCACCAATAAATACACAGAGAGGGACGCCAGTGGCATGCTGTACAACCTGGTCAGCGCCATTAAATACCTGCACAGCCTGAACGTAGTGCATCGGGACATCAAACCAGAGAATCTGCTG gtgtaCGAGCACCAGGATGGCAGTAAGTCTCTAAAGCTGGGCGATTTTGGCCTGGCCACGGTGGTAGACGGgcctctgtacactgtgtgcgGCACCCCGACATACGTAGCCCCGGAAATCATCACAGAGGCTGG CTATGGCCTCAAAGTTGACATCTGGGCAGCTGGGGTCATCACCTACATTCTGCTGTGTGGTTTTCCTCCTTTCCGTGG gaGCACAGAGGATCAGGAAGCATTGTTTGACCAGATTCTCATGGGACAGCTGGATTTCCCCCTTCCATACTGGGACAATGTCTCAGACTCTGCAAAG GAGCTCATTACTTGTATGCTACAAGTGGAAGTCAACCAGAGGTACACAGCTCTGCAAGTACTGGACCATCCATGGGTCAAC GATGATGGCATGTTGGAGAATGAGCACCAGCTGTCCGTGGCTGGAAAGATCAAGAAGCACTTTAACACAGGCCCAAAGTTCAGCAGCACAGCAGCCGGCGTGTCTGTTATAACA ACCACCGCTCTTGATAAGGAGAGGCAGGTTTTCAGACGAAGACGCCACCAGGATGTGAGGTCAGGCGCTTCTGCCCGCTCTCCACACAGAGCTTTCCAGTCCAACCTTTCAGCTGGTGCAGCCGCCCCCAGCCTGTCCCCTGCAGAGTTCACTTCCGAGTCCGAGGATTACTCCCCCAGCTCTGCGGATACTGTGCGCTCACCCTCTCCGTTCTAA